In Capsicum annuum cultivar UCD-10X-F1 chromosome 8, UCD10Xv1.1, whole genome shotgun sequence, the genomic window NNNNNNNNNNNNNNNNNNNNNNNNNNNNNNNNNNNNNNNNNNNNNNNNNNNNNNNNNNNNNNNNNNNNNNNNNNNNNNNNNNNNNNNNNNNNNNNNNNNNNNNNNNNNNNNNNNNNNNNNNNNNNNNNNNNNNNNNNNNNNNNNNNNNNNNNNNNNNNNNNNNNNNNNNNNNNNNNNNNNNNNNNNNNNNNNNNNNNNNNNNNNNNNNNNNNNNNNNNNNNNNNNNNNNNNNNNNNNNNNNNNNNNNNNNNNNNNNNNNNNNNNNNNNNNNNNNNNNNNNNNNNNNNNNNNNNNNNNNNNNNNNNNNNNNNNNNNNNNNNNNNNNNNNNNNNNNNNNNNNNNNNNNNNNNNNNNNNNNNNNNNNNNNNNNNNNNNNNNNNNNNNNNNNNNNNNNNNNNNNNNNNNNNNNNNNNNNNNNNNNNNNNNNNNNNNNNNNNNNNNNNNNNNNNNNNNNNNNNNNNNNNNNNNNNNNNNNNNNNNNNNNNNNNNNNNNNNNNNNNNNNNNNNNNNNNNNNNNNNNNNNNNNNNNNNNNNNNNNNNNNNNNNNNNNNNNNNNNNNNNNNNNNNNNNNNNNNNNNNNNNNNNNNNNNNNNNNNNNNNNNNNNNNNNNNNNNNNNNNNNNNNNNNNNNNNNNNNNNNNNNNNNNNNNNNNNNNNNNNNNNNNNNNNNNNNNNNNNNNNNNNNNNNNNNNNNNNNNNNNNNNNNNNNNNNNNNNNNNNNNNNNNNNNNNNNNNNNNNNNNNNNNNNNNNNNNNNNNNNNNNNNNNNNNNNNNNNNNNNNNNNNNNNNNNNNNNNNNNNNNNNNNNNNNNNNNNNNNNNNNNNNNNNNNNNNNNNNNNNNATttattaatttatctcatttaaaaaTGAATTAGGCTGATAAGTAGTGCAAATTAACCCATAAAAAAATTGTCATAATATTTGTTTGgagattataaattatatatagctataacaaaaaaaaataattttactaattcaTCACAGAATTATAAAaggacaaataaaaaaaaattataacttaatAAGAATTTATTTCTGTCCAACACATGCatgccaacaacaacaacaaacccaatatattcccacataatggggtctggggagggtagaatgtacgcagtccataccactacctctaggaaggtagagaggttgtttccgatagacccccggctcaagacaaaagacatTAAACAGAAACATCAAAATCGTAGAACGtaatacaaataaaataggtACGACACTCAcaattagagaaaagaaaaaagaaatacatacgtaaatcaataactaaagccataaataaatagataaacacATAAATTTGCCAACAAACGACAACAAGTCCACCTACTTATTGACTACTCCTCctccacacccttagccctctactctaatgcttttcctccataactttctatccagggtcatgtcctcagtcagctgtaactgcttcatgtcacgtttaatcacttctctccagtgtTTTTTCGGTCTACtcctaccccgcttaaaaccttctaaggccaacctctcacacctacgaactggggcatccgtgcccctcctcatcacatgcccaaaccatctcaacctcacttcccaaattttatcctccaccgatatcactcccaccttctctcgaataatttcATTCTTATCCCTATCAGGCctagtgaatccacacatccagcgtaacattcttatttctgccaccttcaacttttggatatgagaactcttaaccggccaacactctgctccatacaacatagcaggccggactgcaactctatagaatttgcctttcagtttgaggggcaccttcttatcgcataaaattttcaaagcgagcctccattttatCCAACCTACCCCCGTGCGGTGAGATACATCCccatctatctctccattcccctgaatcgtagacccgagatacttaaaactatccctcttgcaaaccacctaagaatccaactttactaccacctcctcctcttgcctcaagtcactaaacttgcactccaagtactccgttttggtcctactcaactgaaaacctttagactccagggtctCTCTCCAAATcttcagcttatcattaaccccttgtcgTGATTCATCAATCAGAACTATATCATCTACGAAaatcatacaccaaggcacctctccttgtaTATTTCGCGTcagcacatccatcaccaaaatgaataaaaacggactaagagttgatccctgatgcaaccctgtcaagattGGGAAATGCTCATAATCTCCTCCCACTGTCCTTACCTGAGtcttcgctccctcatacatgtccttaatcactCTGATATACGCCACAGAACCCCCCTCGCCTCCAACCaactccaaagaacctccctagggaccttgtcatacgccttttctaggtctataaacaccatgtgaagatccttcttcctctctctatactgctccaccagtcttcgtacaaggtgaattgcctccgtcgtggAGCGACCAGGAACAAAACCAAAttggttctccaaaatagacataatcttcctcaacctccgctccaccaccctctcccaaatctttattatgtgactcaacaacttaataccccgatagttgttgcaactctgaacgtcacccttgttcttatataaaggaatcatcgtgctccatctccacgcctcaGGCATCTTTGCTGACTtcaaaatattgttaaacaagttggtcaGCCACCGCAACCCTGACCCGCCatagaacttccaaaaatccaccgaaatctTGTCAGGCCCCATCTCCCTACCTCTttgcatcttgcgaatagcctcactgACCTCTTCTATCCTAAAATACCGAAAATAGCCAAAATCGTGACACTCCCCAGAGTGCTCCAACTCTCCTAACACAACACCTCTGTACCCCATATCATTCAAGAGCTTATGGAAATAAGACTGCCATCCATCCTTAATGAGGGCGTCATCCACCAAAACTctgccatcctcccccttaatgcacttcacttgatccaGATCCAGACCCTTCCGCTCCCTAATcttggcaagcctaaacaacctcttctcgtcttctttcttctctaaccccttatacaaactTTCAAAAGCTGTTGTCTTAGCCTCCTAACAGATAACTTAGCCTCCTTTTAGCTACATTGTACTCCTTCTTActcacccgcttctcttcttcatccttactctccaccaacttagtGTAAGCCACCTTCTTCATCTCTACCTTTTTCTTAACCTCTTTATTCCACTACCAATCCCCCCGATACCGGCCAGACCATCCCCTTAAAAACCCCAATACCTCTCTAGCCAACTCCCTGATGCAACCAGTGGCCCTCTCCcgcatactatccacgtcccctctgcactcccacacccccaaCCCCTCCAACTTTGCCcctatctccaaagcactagccaaagtcagaCTGCCCCACCTAACACTAGGTCTACCCTTCCTATCCCGATGCATCTTACCCTTCTTGATAACTAAGTTCATCACTAGGAGTCTATGCTGAGTCCCAAGAGACTCGCTCGAAattaccttacaatccttacacaaagctctatcccccttcctaagcaacaaaaagtcaatctgagtcttcgCTATCCTACTACAGAAAGAAACCAAGTGCTCTTCCTTCTTTGAAAAGCTAGAGTTCACTACCACCAACCCATAGGCCCACGCAAAATCCAAAAGCGCAGCTCCCTCATCATTCCTAACCTCGAACCCAAAGCCCCCATGCACGTCCTCGTACCCTAACTAAAAAGacccaatgtgcccattgaaatcccctccaaTGAAAagcttctccgagctaggcacaactctaaccacctcgttcaaaacctcccaaaatctcttcttctcctcctcttcCCGACCCACCTGTGGTGCATACGCACTACAGAAGTTCAAAGTAGACCCCCCAAGACCAACTTGATAGTTATAACCCTATCACTAACCcttttaacctccactacctgctcCCTAAGCTCCTCTCCACTAAGATACCTACGTCATTCCTACGCTTATCGGTACCTGaataccacaacttgtacccatctaCATCCCTCGCCTTGgaacctacccacttggtctcttggacagacacaatattaatctttctcttcctaagaatctttaccAGTTCTATCGACTTACCTTGCAGGTCTCAATGTTCCATGACCCTACCCTCAATCTATCAACTCTCTTATCCCTTCCCTTAACACCTCGCACTCCACAAGTCGGGCCTAACCCACCCCCAGCCCCCGCCCCCACCCCTGCCCCCAAGACCCCCTGGACCCCTAGTACAACACATGCATGCCATTTAGTCAATATAAAGCAATTTAATTTCTTTGGCCCAGCATTATTTTAGTGAAATTCCCAACATTTCTCTGGTCGCTTGATTATGAAATGTCTCATTATAATCACTTTTAgtagtttgataaatatgattaaCTGACTATATTTATGTAATAGTAAAATTTTGTTCCCAGCTAATCAAGCACAAACCTCCATTCACCCATGTGCATTCATTTTgggatattttcaaaaatataccatttgaaaaaaataattatattattagctCGTCGCATGGGTTTACCTAGTGCGGTTTACATCTCCTGTGTGGTTTACGAGCGATTGCACAACGAGGGGTTTACCAAGTGCGCACAAAGTGCTTACCACAGAGTGCTCACCCAAAGGGCAGAGGCTGTGGCAGAGGTTGTAGCGGCTGCGGGTTATTCtgaaatttccaaaaaaaaaaacattttgcaactttatataatattatgaatttacAGTATAcaaatctctctctctttatatatatactagtttagtcggacgtgcctcgcacgtgtaacgtttgattatttaaaattaaatgattttatctattgcagatattttaatgaaatgtaaaagtttaaatcacttttaaaagattcttcacactttaatataataacgTAAACATAAACATACTTTTTactgtaagcacatatatattttgcatCATCACTTTTACgttttgtcatgcagtacctctttcgaTCACAACCTATCGATCGATCCTACTATGCATTCGGAGTTCCAGGAACATTCCATTGTAGATTATTTCCATCGCAATCGATACATTTTGCACATTGTTCTAGTGCCATACATTGGTTATCTAAGTGTCCAGAAGAGTTGTTAGATGAGAAATCTCCAGCATGGAATAAGGTAATGATACACTACGCAGGTACATCAAATGTTGAAGTGTTGAATGCTTATGTTACACAATTTGAAAAAGACATGGAAATGTTCTTAAATGCAAGAGCTGAAGAGATTGTTGAAGGTGCAATGTTGGTGATAATTTCAAGAGAGTTTCAATAATGTCAAGCAATGGTTGAGTGAAATAGATCGATATGCAAGTGATAACGTGAACAAACTTCTGGTTGGAAACAAGTGCGATCTGACAGCACAGAAGGTAGTTTCTACAGAGGCAGCTCAGGTAATCAGTCTGCCCCCGTCATCGGTTACCTGAATAGTTTGTCCAAGGATGCCTCCATCTTGTTGAGCTGTATTTCCCAAATTGATGGCCAACCTTTTTGTAGGCTTTTGCTGATGAGATTGGCATCCCTTTTATGGAAACTAGTGCGAAAAATGCCACCAACGTTGAGCAGGCTTTCATGGCTATGGCTGCTTCAATCAAGAACAGGTTTGGAAATTTTCAGTTGAAGTTGCTTTCGTCATAGTTACAGTTTGCTTTTTTCCTGAACGGAAACTTAATATCCTATGCATTTGTAGAATGGCAAGCCAACCGGCATCAAACAATGCGCGACCTCCAACTGTGCAGATCCGCGGACAACCACAATCAAGTGAATGTCTTGTGAAATTTTTTGGTTCTAGTCTTATGGATTTGGTGAGTGAGGTACGTAATTTGTTTGTGTTACTTTTCTTTAAATTTGTTTCAGAGAGaacatttcttttcatttttttggcAACTTGTTAATTTCAACATTTAAGATCGctgaattaaaagatattttcgTACATTTCACGTATCTTTAATTTAGGTCACACGATTCAAAATTCTTCTTTACAAACGTAAGAGCACTacttcttctatttcaatttatttggcTTACTTTCTTTTTAGTATGTTTCAAAAGAACgtctctttcttcttctattttttgatagtttttaaatTTCAACATTTCACATGAAACGTTTAAGATCACAtgattaaagaacattttggtGGATTTCGTGTATCTTTAGGACCCCGTTTGGCCATACaagatgaaatcatgatttaaaattatgagataaagttgaagttttgtttgGACATGAAATTTGGACTTTTTCATGTTGTATATTTTTTTGTGAATATAAAAACCTCATAAGTtgtgaaaactatcaaaattgcCCCAATTCGTTGCATAATCTTATCAATTAGGCCAAAATTTATAACAAAGTTTAATGCGCTATCACAAagctattataaaaaaaaataaaaaatacaacatttACTGATTTAACTTTAGctcaataaaaaagtaaaattgaacaTAAGTTTATAGTGCACTATTCTTTAATATAATCCTCCCACATAGGTAAAGTAACAGTTGATTTgaagtaataataaattttatgttggtGAAAGTAATAATTATATGAGATATAAATGATTTAAAGAGTAATAATATGAACTATAAACTTTATTTACATATGAAATAAGTGGTTGTTAGATATAAATGGTGGAGtgtttttcttataaaatataaacttgtggGTCAACTTttgtacttaaaaaaaaattcaaatcacactttttaaaaaatttgaaatttcatatcatgataTGAAACCAAAAGATGATATCACATGTCCAAATACTGAtttcatctcatgatttcaaattaCACACTTCATATCGCATGTCCAAAACGCCTACTTAGTTTAGTGACTACAAGATTCAAAgttcttttttactttcttaaattttctgtctaattaaaatcacataaaaaaattaagacagAGTAATTAATTATAGCCATACATTTTTGGTAATAGAtgcttaatttatttattttttcgtcACAGGAAAAATTAGATGAATCTTTAGTCGACTCATTTAATTTGCCAATATATTTTCCATCTCTTGAAGACATGACTAAAGCAGTTTGATGTGACTtgcacaaaagtcctttgatgataaactagggcacaaatttaattcttgtgttggaacttcacttttctggCAACTGaaacctctttataataatctttatttgggataattttaattttagttttgatgtgatttcaggagcctacctggagaacagggtgaagaaatgaaaagtcaagcaacaaagtgaagaagttcaaagtcaaacaacaaggtgaaaagttgaaagttaacagattgatgaaatagcaagtcaggatcccgtctgaagaacaggatgatgaaattgcaagtcaggagctcgcctgaagaatagggtgatgaaattgcaagtcaggagtccacctgaagaacagggtgatgaaattgcaagacaggagcccgcctgaagaacgggGTGATAAAATGGCAAGTCATGAGCCCGCCcaaagcacagggcgaataaatggaatactaagcaacaaggtgaagcaagTGAAGACCAAGCAACAAGCGATGAAATTTTAAATCAGGAGCCCGcgtgaagaatagggtgatgaaactcaagtcaagagtccaacagaagctgCGCAGAtgggattttgtaatttcatttatgtttttaacttgtaatttttatttttgatgtaataatagagCCGCGAACCagaacctcgatgggacctcactcgactctccaactcggcataatccatctccttccaatcctttgggATAACTGTCACTgaattccctcataacttgggtaggtaggatgtcctaagtcaagacctggtttcCCTTCTTCCTCGTGCTCCGTgcttttgaataatggtcaggACAAAATTTTGTCTCATTGCCTACTtatttgtatgaaaacaccatgtgtttacatccaaagagtgcatgatgtagacacgtaattttgtctttttccgaaaatattttaatcatttttattttattttattttagttttttaatttttaatttttatttttaattttattttattcaccttaccatacttttgtttaattgataatttctcccctcaaaaaaaaaaagaattgaaaataattaaatacatagcatctttgccacctcactatgccacctcaacacctcactttttgtttttcattggatacatgaAAAAGGCACACACCCTACTCATTTTTATAcacgccaccctcatctttccacatgccacactaaCTTTTCCAAATGCCACACAGttattcccacaagccaccaattacatgcttccacataggataataaataaagaaaaagaaaaactaaataaaaaatataaaaaacaattctaaaaagggaaaaagggaggctcattctttcatcatcatcttctccacaataacaacaatcaccaaatcatcttcctcacaagaagaacCAAAAAACcgagggagagaagagagaatcgcGTGAGAGAGAAACAGTATTGTGAATAGTGCCATGAACAGTACCCGTGAACAGTGATGTGAACAGTACCTTATGAATAGTACCTATGAACAATGTTGTGAGCAGTACCCGAACAATCATGAACAGTGTCGGGTTTCGGGGTCAGTTGGATTTACGGAGCTTCAGCTTTGggtctcaaatttttcaatacgGAGTTTGAGTTCGTCATTGTTGAGGTTCTATTAGGAATTCTATAGTCTgggctttcttgattttattatcaacgaGATCAATTCTTCAAAGGTCCATCTCTCAActctactttttttattatatcgaagttggttaatatcatgattttgtgatgaggttttgaatattttgagcaaaATGTTAATTATTGTtgtggatatgaatgattggtatgcttaaatgtttgaatGTTCATTGGGGTATGTGTTGTTGGTTtcggattttgaaaagtgatttgatagtcgAACTGGTTTAATAATGTGGTTCAAAATGAATTTgggggatgaaattgagaaattgttaaaaaagttaaatttagattagctttggtttattgttgttttgtttaattcgtaatgagcatgaatattgttggaatgtgataaaattatgatatgttaaaatggatagacgaatgttggttcgggtaggcaaaaatttaggaataagttttcttgttgaatgtttgaatgtggaatttgagttgaacggtttggttttagtatttgcatttggaaatgtattcgTTTAATTGGGGAATGCCCcacgatcacttgtatttattcaccgggaaatgtcccaaagtattttgtatttggaggacgTCAGTGAtaaaggcccgaggcatcgggtagtatgggagcgtagtataaaattagtgcagggtagaataggatttacattttcgcattctttttctattttggatagtataattggactggacattattttttggatttgtttgcttaattgatcattttatttatgtttggtgtggtttatacattcatagtgttcaaattagccgataaaatccaccaagtgaccgtggtcgaaccacgggatcgaggggtacctaacaccttccccttggtcaacaaaattccttagccggaatctctattcgtggatcagttttatagagtcaaaaccgttttgaaaaaggatatctacgggtgacttggcacacctggtttatgccaagtggcgactctgagtttaaatgtaaataatccttttcgaaacaaaattttcatttttcgtCACTTTAATGatgaaaaccctttcgaactataaaattaatctttttggagttgaaaaaaatgggtgtgacagctctggcgattCTGCTGGAAaaattttcagaattcgagcttatttttagAGTTgcatcggcttagtttgacattatgagtgtataaacattgtttttgttattgtttatgtttattttatcattgttgagtgcttacatgctacgtgtttatagtttttctcttatgtgttaccgctttatatctggcatcatgtgcataacccgggtcaattttttctgcaacaagtcctggAGTGCACTTCGTTcacacaaactctagttgagtcacccttattttaggagggggagccatcggGCGTATGAAgtgggtggaaagcaaagcaaccactatcgatcatatgctcccccgaacggccttgttagtaaCTTCAACGTAGGTCAGTCTTTAGGTCATGTTTAtctacatcatattgagacctagcgggacccacttggtcctttgtaggagactcaacTCTGAAGCATCcttacgtgctaaatgttgcatctttgagggtaacgtggtcatttgacggaccgaTTTGggaaaagcatgtgttagaagtaaagtgtgtagacaagaaagtgtttaaaaaagagaaaaggaatagttagtcgaaaaaaaaaaaagagagtttcgtaa contains:
- the LOC107856652 gene encoding uncharacterized protein LOC107856652, whose protein sequence is MGLPSAVYISCVVYERLHNEGFTKCAQSAYHRVLTQRAEAVAEYLFRSQPIDRSYYAFGVPGTFHCRLFPSQSIHFAHCSSAIHWLSKCPEELLDEKSPAWNKQESFNNVKQWLSEIDRYASDNVNKLLVGNKCDLTAQKVVSTEAAQAFADEIGIPFMETSAKNATNVEQAFMAMAASIKNRMASQPASNNARPPTVQIRGQPQSSECLVKFFGSSLMDLVSEVRNLFVLLFFKFVSERTFLFIFLATC